GACCGCAAGGCCCAGGAGAAAGCCGAGCAGGACAAGCAGGCGGACACCCGCGGCACGTCGGACAAGCAGCACGCGGCAGGCGAATCCGGCGGCGACCGTCAGGGTGAGCGCGCGCTGGTCGAGGCCATCGTCACGCCGAGCTCACCGCTGGTGGGCACCACCGCGACCGGTCTGGCGCTGCGCGAGCGCCATGGTGTGAACGTGCTGGCCGTGGCCCGTCAGGGCCAGCGGTTGCGCCAGCGGCTGGGCAACATCCGCTACGCCGCAGGCGACATTCTGCTGCTGCAAGCACGCGAGGAGCAGCTGCAATCTAGATTGAACAGTCTTGGTTGCCTGCCGTTGGCCTCGCGCGGTCTGCGCATCACCGCGCCGCGCCAGGTATGGCTGGCCAGCGGTATCTTCGCCACCGCGCTGGCGCTCATCGCGCTGGGCGTGGTTCCGGCGGCGATCGCGCTGGTGGGAGCCGCGCTGGCGATGGTACTGGCCGGCCTGGTGCCCACTGGCGAAATCTACAAGAGCATCGACATGTCGGTCATCGTCCTGATCGCCGCCATGCTGCCGATCGGCGAAGCGCTGGAAACCACCGGTGGCTCGCGCCTGATCGCCGACGCCCTGCTGAATATCGGCCAGGCGGCGCCGCCGGCAGCGACGGTGGCGATACTCATGGCCGGGGTCATGCTGCTGTCCAATGTGGTCAACAACGCGGCCGCTGCGGTGCTCGCAGCGCCCGTGGCCATCAGCCTGTCACGCGGTATGGAGGCATCTGCCGATCCGCTGCTGATGGCGGTGGCCATCGGCGCGTCCTGCGCGTTCCTGACCCCGATCGGCCATCAGTCGAACACGCTGGTGATGGCACCGGGCGGCTACCGCTTCGGCGACTACTGGCGCCTGGGACTGCCGCTCTCGATCCTGGTGGTGTTGGTGGCCGTGCCGGCCATTCTGTGGGTCTGGCCGCTGTAGCGATTGCGCCGAGGCGCCACGGATCAGTCTGACGGGCCGGCGCCGTTATTGGGCATCCAGCTGCTGGATATCGAAGCCGATGCGGTTGTCGCTGCTGATACGAAACTGCAGCGTTTCGCCCGGCTCGACCCGCGCGGCCCGCTCACGCAGCAGGCTGCCCTTGCCGCACAGGGTGTCGTCTTCCGGGTCGGATTCGATGCTGACGATGCGCAGCCCGGCTGGCACCTGCAAGCGCACCTGCTCGCCGACATGGATGCGCGCGGCCAGCTGACGATCAACCATGACCGCCACGTAGCAGCCACCGCCGCGCATCCCGAAGTCACGGGTCACCACCAACTCGCCGCCGTTGGCCACGGGCGTTTGATAGCCACGCAACCGTTCCTCGGGCACCGGCTTGATATCCGCTGGATCGGCCTGCCAGGACGAGCAACCGGTCAGGGCCAGCAGGGTGACGAGGACAAACGTGGGGCGCATACGGATTCTCCGATCGATCAGCGAAACGGTGATGGTAGGCCAGGTTCGCATGCCGTGCCGACCGCCCATGACTGCGCTAGCGAGTCGAAATCGGATGGCTGCTGCCCGGATACGGCCGTTCCTCTTCGAGATTGCCATGGCGACCATAGACCTCCACCGAGGCGGTCTTGCCGGCCATGAAGCGATCAAGGCCCGTGTACATCTCGTCCTTGGTCAGGGTACGCAGCACCGTTTCCCCGGATTGCTGATCGGTCAGCTCCCAGCCCGACGGGGTCGGGTTGACGTGATACTTGTCCATGCGAGCTCCTGCGATCAGGCCGGTTGGCGCCGTCTCGCGTGTTGAGGTCTGTTTGGCATGACGGCCATCGAGCGGCGCGCAACGCCGTTTGGCTCAATGGCGGTCGTCCTCGCCATCGATTTCGGCGTCATCGAAGTCCGGGTCTTCACCCGGCTCTTTTTCGCCGGCATCGGTCATGGTGATGTCCGGCTGTTCGTCGTCGGTCGTGTCTCGCCCGCGCGGGGCTTCGGGGGTCGGGGTCATGGCAGGCTCGCTTCTGTGGGGTGTCAGACAATTGGAACCGCTCTAGCCCCGCGGCGTTCGTTGCCTCGCTTGCCGGCGGTCCGATCGCGGCCAGGCGACAGCCAAGCGCGCACGTTGCGATTGCAGCGGCAACAGGACTCCACCACACTGCCGCCCAACCAACCTGCACCGGAGCTGCCCAATGCCTGCCAATCAACAATCTTCGCGCGAGACGATCCTGGCTCACCCCGATGCGCTGGAGTGCACCATCTACCGCGCCCATGAAACCGATCCGGACGGCGAGGAGCGCGACATGGGCGATGCCCGCGTCGTCATTACCGGCCCGTTCGAAGCGCCGCAGGAATGGAACGCCAAGGAGCGCGCCGACTATTTCGACGGCATGCCGGAAGACGCCTTCTTCACCGCGCTGTTCGCCAGCGAGGCCGGCGCCGACTCCAAGGGCTATTTCACCGTCGAGGCGGACGACTACGCCGCGGTGACCGAGCCGGACGGCACCATCGCCATGTTCTATGTCTGCGAGCGTCTCGAAGACGGCACCTATGTGCTGTTGCGCGAAGAAGACGACGCCGAAGACTGAGCCTGCACCACCCGCGGTCGAACCCGCACCGCCTGCGACGGGTCTGCTGTACAGGCAGGCCCGTTATCCTCACGACCGCTGCCGCTTCCACCCGCCACGCCAAGAGGAATCGCATGAGCCCTCTGCAACGCTACTGGCAATCTCCGGTCACCCGCATGAAGCTGGTGGCCGGGCTTCTTCTGCTCCTCGCTGCCCTGCTCTACATCGTCGCCACCGCGATGGAGCCGCGCCATCCGGCCTGGGGTTATCTCGCCTCTTTCGCCGAAGCCGCCATGGTTGGCGCGATTGCCGACTGGTTCGCCGTTACCGCACTGTTCCGCCACCCGCTCGGCCTGCCGATCCCGCACACGGCGATCATCCCGCGTAGCAAGGCGCGCATCGGGCGCAACCTCTCGACATTCATCACCACCCATTTCCTCTCCACGCCGCTGGTGCTGGCCAAGCTCGAGGCGCTGGACATTGGCGGGCGCCTGGCCAAGTGGCTGCAGCATCCGGCCAATGCCGAAGCCGTCGGCCGCCAGCTCACCGGCATGGCGCGCTTCGGCGTCGATTCGCTGCGCGACGAGCGGGTGCAAGGCTTCGTCCGCGCGAAACTGCTCGACCGCGCCCGCAAGGTCGACCTTGCGCCGGTTTGCGGCCAGGTGCTGGAAATGCTCACCCGCCAGGGCAAGCACCAGGCGATGCTCGACGAGGGGCTGATCAAGCTCGATGCGCTGCTGCAGGACGACGACACCCGCGCGCTGGTGGCCGATGCCATCACCGCCGAGGTGCGCACCCTGCGCTATCTGGGGCTGGGAAAGGCGGTCGGCGGCTGGTCGGCGAACAAGTTTGTCGACGGCGTTTCAGCGGTGATCGCCGAGGTGGCCAACGACCCGGAGCACCCGCTGCGTGAACGCTTCGATGAGCATGTCGCCGAGTACATCGAACGCCTCAAGCATGACCCGGCCTATCGGCTGGAAATCGAGCGCATCGTCGCCCAGCTGCTCGAACACCCGGCCACCACCGACTACCTGCAAACCCTCTGGCAGGAACTGACCACCTGGCTTCAGACCGACTTGGACAGCCCCGACTCACGCATCGGCAGACGCATCGTGAGACTGACCCAGGGGCTCGGCGACTCCCTCGGTGCCGACACCTCCATGCGCACCTGGATCAACGAACAGCTGACTGCCGCGGCGCCCGGCATGCTCGAGCGCTATCGCGGGCAGATCGGCAAATACATCGCCCAGCGCGTAGAGAACTGGGAGAGCCGCGAGCTGGTCGAGCAGATGGAACAGAGCGTGGGCAAGGACCTGCAATACATCCGCATCAACGGCACGCTGGTCGGCGGACTGGTCGGGCTGGTGCTCCACGCGCTGACGCAGCTGGCCATCGGTTAGATGCAGCCAGCTTGCCAGACCCTGTGGGAGCGGTCTTGACCGCGAAAAAAGGCTGTTCAGGCGTGCAGTATCCGTGATGATCGCCGCTCTTTTCTCTGATAAGTCTGTGTCGCGGGCGAAGCCTAGTCAGCGGTGCGCAAGCCGCTGAGCCGCGCCCAATCGCGGTCGAGACCGCTCCCACAGGCTTGGGCTTGGCTCGCGCTTTAGGGTGGCTTATCACCGGCTAAACGCCGAGCAAGCGCAGCGTTTCGCTGATATGGCTGGCGCTGGCATCGCCGGTCAGCGGCCGGTCCCAGCGCAGCGTTGCCGGCCGGCCGGCGAGGTACCAGAGGCGGTTGGCCAACTGATCGGCGTCGCGGGCATCGTGGGTGACGCAGATCATCGCC
This DNA window, taken from Stutzerimonas stutzeri, encodes the following:
- a CDS encoding SLC13 family permease; protein product: MQSDQLIVFAVLAATLGLFVWNRWRYDIVALAALLVVVLVGIVPPEKAFMGLGHPAVITVAAVLVVSRGLLNSGVVDSLARHLTKVGDRPWAQVLLLSGIVALCSGFMNNVGALALFMPVAIWMSRQSGRSPSYLLMPLAFGSLLGGTLTLIGTPPNIIIAGYRRELGDTPFRMFDFLPVGLAITVAGLLLIVLLWRLIPRRDNPGGDQELFEISAYLTELKVPDDSKYAGRTLHDLIIAGGDDAEVVVIALVRGGHYQPMPSTYEVLHRDDVLLVEADSDSLKRFLDKTHLTLAPEADRKAQEKAEQDKQADTRGTSDKQHAAGESGGDRQGERALVEAIVTPSSPLVGTTATGLALRERHGVNVLAVARQGQRLRQRLGNIRYAAGDILLLQAREEQLQSRLNSLGCLPLASRGLRITAPRQVWLASGIFATALALIALGVVPAAIALVGAALAMVLAGLVPTGEIYKSIDMSVIVLIAAMLPIGEALETTGGSRLIADALLNIGQAAPPAATVAILMAGVMLLSNVVNNAAAAVLAAPVAISLSRGMEASADPLLMAVAIGASCAFLTPIGHQSNTLVMAPGGYRFGDYWRLGLPLSILVVLVAVPAILWVWPL
- a CDS encoding 3-isopropylmalate dehydratase, with translation MRPTFVLVTLLALTGCSSWQADPADIKPVPEERLRGYQTPVANGGELVVTRDFGMRGGGCYVAVMVDRQLAARIHVGEQVRLQVPAGLRIVSIESDPEDDTLCGKGSLLRERAARVEPGETLQFRISSDNRIGFDIQQLDAQ
- a CDS encoding DUF445 domain-containing protein; translation: MSPLQRYWQSPVTRMKLVAGLLLLLAALLYIVATAMEPRHPAWGYLASFAEAAMVGAIADWFAVTALFRHPLGLPIPHTAIIPRSKARIGRNLSTFITTHFLSTPLVLAKLEALDIGGRLAKWLQHPANAEAVGRQLTGMARFGVDSLRDERVQGFVRAKLLDRARKVDLAPVCGQVLEMLTRQGKHQAMLDEGLIKLDALLQDDDTRALVADAITAEVRTLRYLGLGKAVGGWSANKFVDGVSAVIAEVANDPEHPLRERFDEHVAEYIERLKHDPAYRLEIERIVAQLLEHPATTDYLQTLWQELTTWLQTDLDSPDSRIGRRIVRLTQGLGDSLGADTSMRTWINEQLTAAAPGMLERYRGQIGKYIAQRVENWESRELVEQMEQSVGKDLQYIRINGTLVGGLVGLVLHALTQLAIG